A single Syngnathus acus chromosome 8, fSynAcu1.2, whole genome shotgun sequence DNA region contains:
- the pgls gene encoding 6-phosphogluconolactonase has translation MAGRRVVVFPTSAELGPALAHLVTSRAQQAVSSRGRFTLGLSGGSLVTMLSKELLALPGLDCSKWVVGFCDERVVPFDSPDSTYGLYKTHFFSKINIPEDSVLAIDFSLPVKECAEDYSCKLRKAFPESNIPVFDLLLLGMGPDGHTCSLFPEHPLLEESQKIVAPISDSPKPPPERVTMTFPVVNAARCAAFVSTGGSKAPVLKEVLEGREGPPFPAARVLPTNGELFWLIDEPAAAALAIKVERLGSGSKL, from the exons atggctGGCAGGAGAGTGGTGGTGTTCCCCACATCAGCAGAACTTGGCCCGGCGCTGGCCCATCTGGTGACATCTCGGGCGCAGCAGGCAGTTAGTTCCCGGGGCAGGTTCACCTTGGGCCTCTCTGGAGGGAGCCTGGTGACCATGCTCAGCAAAGAGCTGCTCGCTCTGCCAGGCTTGGACTGCAGCAAGTGGGTTGTGGGGTTCTGTGATGAGAGAGTCGTACCATTTGACAGCCCTGACAGCACCTATGGACTCTACAAG AcccatttcttttcaaagatTAACATCCCGGAGGACTCCGTTTTGGCTATTGACTTCTCACTCCCTGTGAAGGAGTGCGCTGAGGATTACTCTTGCAAACTGAGAaag GCTTTCCCCGAATCCAACATCCCAGTTTTTGACCTGCTCCTGCTGGGCATGGGGCCTGATGGACACACATGCTCCCTCTTCCCTGAACACCCTCTTTTAGAG GAGAGTCAGAAGATCGTGGCTCCCATCAGCGACTCTCCCAAGCCACCACCAGAGCGTGTGACCATGACGTTTCCGGTGGTCAACGCCGCCCGCTGCGCCGCTTTTGTGTCCACTGGGGGCAGCAAAGCGCCTGTTTTGAAG GAGGTTCTGGAGGGACGAGAGGGTCCACCTTTCCCGGCAGCCCGCGTCCTCCCGACTAATGGAGAGCTGTTTTGGCTCATCGACGAGCCCGCTGCCGCCGCTTTAGCGATTAAGGTGGAGCGGCTCGGTTCTGGATCCAAACTTTAG
- the LOC119126213 gene encoding zinc finger protein 235 yields MTAFCFQTQLVSIMDALCKATVTEIGKLVEIESKMLKIEITRGRNEIASLTEKLNLMETLLHMAQRGRPQDAREGLESVVLEPERARPASKSEFAWENISSSPETSTSVQDEQHPPAEVWFSNGYRAVLWNDCTISPNKTLQLPTELVVKEEPTEVDIREVEQERTNENSVHKSLEVSQRHKPVSERHLPVYLDCFVSLNAPSCLTTPERREVQWNPPLTQPHASHEADRSMPGNATLQNPLKNAKMHHLRSTATAKRFGCLQCGKSFRCYSQLEIHQRSHTGEKPFRCTLCGKRYAQKGHLYTHQRTHTGEKPYRCPICGKGFIQKCTLDMHQRTHTGEKPFVCVQCGKGFTKNCNLKKHLLVHLESDMQLCGSGGLTQSETTMNETASNTVAGLMRLALVHRSRSSFRQIHAEPTNYLHLFRFEMMCDTTNRSFRMQLAAILEKLTKTALMEIGNLADECSSVLLGEISLHKSENEALKKRCYSLELQLRAAREAHYYPSHVNHLGRRNPEGQDVHKTDHHHQQQQQQQQTAAPAIDGVFGKDWCMDLWREDKRASAQRKEAAEPVAMSSMGAPVFDIIDTEPDLIFIKEEAYDDHSFGQQMRLTDNRKDVETLDGELHRSVNELQLHSEVLNSFPLMADNQAQRSQPNIMDKLIEDAAMSTLLDAPGPPSAPDYVDYTGNIHGGTGKQLSLLPAKPIRPSKHFQCLFCGKVFNYLSSLKVHVRRHSGEKPFSCTVCGKRFAQKTYLKLHQRVHSGEKPYSCPNCGRSFSQKSSLNIHLRTHTGEKPYSCMDCGKCYAYKYGLNHHQCFTHMKPI; encoded by the exons ATGACGGCTTTCTGTTTCCAGACACAGCTCGTGTCCATCATGGACGCGTTGTGCAAAGCGACCGTGACAGAAATCGGCAAACTGGTGGAGATTGAGTCGAAGATGCTGAAAATCGAGATCACCCGCGGCCGTAACGAAATTGCATCCCTCACCGAGAAGCTGAATTTGATGGAGACTTTGCTTCACATGGCGCAGCGGGGCAGGCCGCAGGACGCCAGGGAAGGCTTAGAAAGCGTCGTGCTAGAGCCTGAAAGGGCAAGACCTGCCTCCAAAAG TGAATTTGCATGGGAGAACATCAGCTCCTCACCTGAGACGAGCACTTCCGTCCAAGATGAGCAGCATCCTCCAGCTGAGGTTTGGTTTTCCAATGGTTACCGTGCCGTGTTGTGGAATGATTGTACAATCTCCCCCAATAAGACACTTCAGTTACCAACTGAACTGGTGGTAAAAGAGGAGCCAACAGAGGTGGACATCAGAGAGGTCGAACAGGAaagaacaaatgaaaaca GCGTCCATAAGAGTCTAGAGGTGAGCCAGCGCCACAAACCCGTCTCGGAACGCCATCTTCCCGTGTACCTTGACTGCTTCGTGAGTCTCAACGCACCCTCGTGCCTCACGACGCCTGAAAGGAGGGAAGTGCAGTGGAACCCCCCACTGACGCAACCGCATGCGAGCCACGAGGCCGACAGAAGCATGCCTGGGAATGCCACGCTCCAAAACCCACTCAAGAACGCCAAGATGCACCACCTGAGGAGCACTGCCACCGCCAAGAGGTTCGGCTGTTTGCAGTGCGGTAAGAGCTTCCGCTGCTACAGCCAGCTGGAGATCCACCAGAGGAGTCACACGGGAGAAAAGCCTTTCCGGTGCACATTGTGCGGGAAGCGCTACGCTCAGAAGGGGCACTTGTACACACACCAGCGCACGCACACCGGGGAGAAACCGTACCGCTGTCCTATTTGCGGTAAGGGCTTCATCCAGAAGTGCACCCTGGACATGCACCAGCGCACGCACACGGGGGAAAagccttttgtgtgtgtccagtGCGGCAAAGGCTTCACAAAGaactgcaatttgaaaaagcaTCTCTTGGTGCACCTTGAGTCCGATATGCAACTCTGCGGCAGTGGTGGCTTGACGCAAAGCGAGACGACAATGAACGAAACCGCATCCAACACTGTGGCTGGTCTCATG CGGCTAGCCTTGGTCCATCGCTCGCGGAGCTCGTTTCGTCAAATACATGCCGAACCGACGAATTATTTGCACTTATTCCGCTTTGAGATGATGTGCGATACCACCAACAGAAGCTTCCGGATGCAGCTCGCGGCCATCCTGGAGAAGCTCACCAAGACTGCCCTGATGGAGATCGGAAACCTGGCGGACGAGTGCTCGTCGGTGCTGCTCGGCGAGATCTCCCTGCACAAGAGCGAGAACGAGGCCCTGAAGAAGAGATGCTACTCCCTGGAGCTGCAGTTGAGGGCCGCCCGGGAGGCTCACTACTACCCGAGCCACGTCAACCACCTCGGCCGAAGGAATCCCGAAGGTCAAGATGTACATAAAACTG accaccaccaccagcagcagcagcaacagcagcagacgGCCGCTCCTGCCATTGACGGAGTCTTTGGGAAAGATTGGTGCATGGATCTGTGGAGGGAAGACAAAAGAGCCTCCGCTCAAAGGAAGGAAGCAGCCGAGCCCGTTGCCATGTCAAGCATGGGAGCGCCG GTGTTCGATATAATAGACACAGAACCCGACCTCATCTTCATCAAGGAGGAAGCTTACGACGATCATTCGTTCGGGCAGCAGATGAGATTGACTGATAACAGAAAAG ATGTGGAGACGCTGGACGGTGAGCTCCATCGCTCCGTCAACGAGCTCCAGCTTCACTCGGAGGTTCTGAACAGCTTCCCGTTAATGGCTGACAACCAGGCGCAGCGCTCGCAGCCCAACATCATGGACAAGCTGATTGAGGACGCCGCAATGAGCACGCTGCTGGACGCCCCGGGCCCTCCCTCGGCCCCCGACTATGTCGACTACACCGGCAATATCCACGGCGGTACCGGAAAACAACTGTCTCTCCTCCCTGCCAAGCCCATCAGACCGAGCAAGCACTTCCAGTGTCTCTTTTGCGGCAAAGTGTTCAACTACCTGAGCAGCCTGAAAGTTCACGTGAGACGGCACTCGGGCGAGAAGCCCTTCAGCTGCACGGTATGCGGCAAACGCTTCGCCCAGAAGACGTACCTGAAGCTGCATCAGCGCGTGCACTCGGGCGAGAAGCCGTACAGCTGCCCCAACTGCGGACGTAGTTTCTCCCAGAAGAGCTCGCTTAATATCCACCTTCGGACGCACACGGGCGAGAAGCCGTACAGTTGCATGGACTGCGGTAAATGTTACGCCTACAAGTATGGCTTGAACCATCACCAGTGTTTCACCCACATGAAGCCCATCTAA